The proteins below are encoded in one region of Leptotrichia sp. oral taxon 218:
- a CDS encoding peptide ABC transporter substrate-binding protein: protein MKKLLLILAMSLFLLSCGNGGNDQNTFSVNIVTEPSSIDPQITTDIPGGTVDELILEGLLRKDKNGKSVAGLAKSWEKSKDGLKWTFHLRDGIKWSNGDPVTAKDFKAGWLRALNPATAASNANMLFVIKNGEKYNAKKASAEEVGIKVVDDKTLEVTLEAPVSYFDDLVTFKAYMPLNEKYYNQVKDKYFSEAKYTIAVGPYTLDDWTHNSELRLKKNPNYWDAANVKTENVVLKMIDSNSSVNAFKNDEVDVTPVTFEQAKEFNGKPELVTAKDGGIYYLLFNVNDPAYKNVKIRKAISMAINKNDLLTKALSNSEKATKTFTPQGIGLNGLKGDFAKEVPTDQPKYDVAEAKKLLAEGMKEAGISKLPNIKILFNDSGSRKAIVEYIQDNLKTNLGVQVDAEMVTGKERVNRTKENNFNIALMNWTGDFLDPITYLDLFESTNANNRGKFVNSRYDQLVKTVKSTDDPQTRVPAMIEMEKIISQEAPVVILFQKQKQYLVNPRVTNLGFVSIGGEFFIRDVVLK from the coding sequence ATGAAAAAATTATTGTTGATATTGGCAATGTCGCTATTTCTACTATCTTGTGGAAATGGTGGGAATGACCAAAACACATTTTCTGTAAATATTGTAACGGAGCCAAGTTCGATTGACCCGCAAATCACAACTGACATTCCTGGAGGAACAGTCGATGAACTTATTTTAGAAGGATTGCTTCGAAAAGATAAAAATGGAAAATCAGTTGCAGGACTTGCAAAATCGTGGGAAAAATCAAAAGATGGATTAAAATGGACATTTCACTTAAGAGATGGAATAAAATGGTCAAACGGAGATCCAGTAACCGCAAAAGACTTTAAAGCAGGATGGCTTCGTGCGCTAAATCCAGCAACAGCGGCAAGTAACGCAAATATGTTATTTGTAATAAAAAATGGAGAAAAATATAACGCTAAAAAAGCGAGTGCCGAAGAAGTTGGAATTAAAGTGGTTGATGACAAAACTTTGGAAGTTACATTGGAAGCACCAGTTTCATATTTTGATGATTTGGTAACATTTAAAGCATATATGCCTCTAAATGAAAAATATTATAATCAAGTTAAAGACAAATATTTTTCAGAAGCTAAATATACAATAGCTGTAGGTCCTTACACTTTGGACGACTGGACACATAATTCAGAATTGAGATTGAAAAAGAATCCTAATTACTGGGATGCGGCAAATGTTAAGACAGAAAATGTAGTTTTGAAAATGATTGACAGTAATTCGTCTGTAAATGCTTTTAAAAATGATGAAGTTGATGTTACACCAGTTACATTTGAACAAGCAAAAGAATTTAATGGAAAACCTGAATTAGTGACAGCTAAAGATGGAGGAATTTATTATTTATTGTTTAATGTAAACGATCCAGCTTACAAAAATGTGAAAATCAGAAAAGCTATTTCAATGGCAATCAATAAAAATGATTTGTTGACTAAAGCACTTTCAAATTCTGAAAAAGCGACTAAGACTTTCACACCGCAAGGAATTGGACTTAACGGACTAAAAGGTGATTTTGCCAAAGAAGTTCCAACAGATCAGCCAAAATATGATGTGGCAGAAGCTAAAAAATTGTTAGCTGAAGGAATGAAAGAAGCGGGGATTTCTAAATTGCCAAATATAAAAATATTATTTAATGACAGTGGAAGTAGAAAAGCCATTGTGGAATATATTCAAGATAATTTAAAAACTAATTTAGGTGTTCAAGTTGATGCAGAAATGGTTACTGGAAAAGAGCGTGTAAACCGTACAAAAGAAAATAACTTTAACATTGCTCTAATGAACTGGACTGGAGATTTCTTAGATCCAATTACATATTTAGATTTATTTGAAAGTACAAATGCAAATAACCGTGGAAAATTCGTAAATTCAAGATATGACCAGCTTGTAAAAACTGTAAAATCAACAGATGATCCGCAAACAAGAGTACCAGCGATGATTGAAATGGAAAAAATAATTTCGCAAGAAGCTCCAGTTGTAATTTTATTCCAAAAACAAAAACAATATTTAGTTAATCCGAGAGTTACTAATTTAGGATTTGTTTCAATTGGTGGAGAATTCTTTATAAGAGATGTTGTTTTAAAATAA
- a CDS encoding ABC transporter ATP-binding protein: MEKIIEMKNLKKYFPMKKKTVLKAVDNVTMDIYKGEILSLVGESGSGKTTLGRTISRLYKKTNGEILYNGKPVEDYSLKDFTKEIQMIFQDPQASLNPRMTVGDIVAEGIDIHKLASSKQERMEKVYSLLELVGLNREHASRFPHEFSGGQRQRIGIARALAVNPSVLVCDEPISALDVSIQAQVVNLLKDLQKERNLTMLFIAHDLSMVKYISDRVAVMYRGKVVELGTPDAVYGDPVHSYTKSLISAVPVADPDYKKTEKINMDESYLRSPIGNVSEINEVPSEPELTEYRPGHFVETAFLREKNLI; this comes from the coding sequence ATGGAAAAAATAATAGAGATGAAAAATTTAAAAAAATATTTTCCAATGAAAAAAAAGACTGTATTAAAAGCGGTTGACAATGTGACGATGGATATTTACAAAGGAGAAATCCTAAGTCTTGTCGGGGAATCTGGAAGTGGGAAAACAACGCTTGGAAGAACAATTAGTCGACTTTACAAAAAGACAAATGGAGAGATTTTGTATAATGGAAAACCTGTGGAAGATTACAGCTTAAAGGATTTCACAAAAGAGATTCAGATGATATTTCAAGATCCACAGGCATCGCTAAATCCCCGAATGACGGTAGGAGATATAGTCGCTGAAGGAATTGACATTCATAAACTTGCAAGTTCAAAGCAGGAGAGAATGGAAAAAGTTTATAGTTTATTGGAATTAGTTGGATTAAACAGGGAACATGCCAGTCGTTTTCCACACGAATTTTCTGGAGGACAACGGCAAAGAATTGGAATTGCTAGAGCACTTGCGGTAAATCCAAGTGTTTTGGTATGTGATGAGCCAATTTCGGCACTGGATGTGTCAATTCAAGCACAAGTTGTAAATTTATTAAAGGATTTACAAAAGGAGAGAAACTTAACGATGTTGTTTATTGCACATGACTTGTCGATGGTAAAATATATTTCAGATAGAGTGGCAGTTATGTATCGGGGAAAAGTTGTGGAACTTGGAACACCTGACGCAGTTTACGGAGATCCTGTTCACAGTTATACAAAATCGTTGATTTCAGCCGTACCAGTTGCAGATCCAGATTATAAAAAGACGGAAAAAATTAATATGGATGAATCATATTTGCGAAGTCCGATTGGAAATGTGTCTGAAATTAATGAAGTTCCAAGTGAACCAGAGCTTACGGAATATAGACCGGGACATTTTGTGGAAACCGCATTTTTGAGAGAAAAAAATTTGATTTAA
- a CDS encoding ABC transporter ATP-binding protein, translated as MGKKLLEVKNLSVSFNTYAGEVQALRGISFFVERGETLAIVGESGSGKSVTVQTIMKLIQMPPGEIKSGEILFDGEDLVTISDEKMAKLRGGKIGMIFQDPMTSLNPTMKIGKQIMEGILIHKKVNKIEAKKRAIEMLKKVGIPKPEERFNQYPHEFSGGMRQRVVIAIALACEPDLLICDEPTTALDVTIQAQILDLINEIKKELNIAVILITHDLGVVAQTADRVIVMYAGEKLEEAPVRELFKNPKHPYTWGLLKSLPRLDMNSNERLTSIPGTPPDLLNPPKGDPFAARSEYAMKIDYERKPPMIDLGGGHFVKSWLYVKGAPKIEFLKDEKNDD; from the coding sequence ATGGGAAAAAAATTATTGGAAGTAAAAAATTTAAGTGTTTCTTTTAATACTTATGCAGGAGAAGTTCAGGCGCTTCGTGGAATAAGTTTTTTCGTTGAAAGAGGAGAAACTTTGGCAATTGTCGGAGAATCTGGAAGTGGAAAGTCGGTTACAGTTCAGACGATTATGAAACTTATTCAAATGCCGCCGGGAGAGATAAAATCGGGAGAAATTTTGTTTGACGGAGAAGATTTGGTCACTATAAGTGATGAAAAAATGGCAAAACTTCGTGGTGGAAAAATTGGGATGATATTTCAAGATCCAATGACTTCACTAAATCCAACAATGAAAATTGGAAAGCAGATTATGGAAGGAATTTTAATTCATAAAAAAGTAAATAAAATTGAAGCTAAAAAGAGAGCTATTGAAATGCTTAAAAAAGTTGGAATTCCAAAGCCAGAAGAGCGATTTAATCAATATCCACATGAATTTTCTGGAGGAATGCGGCAAAGAGTTGTAATTGCAATCGCTCTTGCATGTGAGCCAGATTTACTTATCTGTGATGAGCCAACAACGGCGTTAGATGTTACAATTCAAGCACAGATACTGGATTTGATAAATGAAATAAAAAAGGAATTAAATATAGCGGTCATTCTTATAACTCATGATTTGGGAGTTGTAGCGCAAACGGCAGATAGAGTTATTGTTATGTACGCAGGAGAAAAATTGGAAGAAGCGCCAGTCAGAGAATTATTTAAAAATCCAAAGCATCCTTACACTTGGGGACTATTAAAATCACTTCCAAGACTGGATATGAACTCAAATGAAAGGCTTACTTCAATTCCTGGAACACCGCCAGATTTGTTAAATCCGCCAAAAGGAGATCCATTTGCAGCTCGTTCTGAATATGCGATGAAAATTGACTATGAGAGAAAGCCACCGATGATTGATTTAGGAGGCGGACATTTTGTAAAATCGTGGTTGTATGTCAAAGGAGCTCCTAAAATTGAATTTTTAAAAGATGAAAAAAATGACGACTAG
- the cobT gene encoding nicotinate-nucleotide--dimethylbenzimidazole phosphoribosyltransferase, which translates to MEILKKTLTQIEAANRQRMKEKEKKLDSLLKTPKGLGIIEDLAVRLEGMRQNYRPKKKMVLVMAADNGVEREKVSKSKRVITQYVVEAMLNGTSSINSLAKSFGADVKVVDLGIDESSSNSKKFDFEGIIDKKLMPFGTNNIADKAAMSYETAVSAIEIGIKMVDEFVKKDYNLFATGEMGIGNTSTSSAILKVFSDLPLDDIVGFGSGINKKTLEHKKEVIKRAILTKKIDKKDPIDVLSKVGGLDIAGMSGTFLGCAKNGVPVVIDGFISAVAALITQKLCPNARDYMIGSHLSCEPGMKYIMSELNLTAPLLMNMKLGEGTGAIMMFPIIEAACRITEDVRTYPDV; encoded by the coding sequence ATGGAGATTTTGAAAAAAACTTTGACCCAAATTGAAGCGGCAAATAGACAACGAATGAAAGAAAAAGAAAAAAAACTTGATTCTTTGCTAAAAACTCCGAAAGGACTTGGAATTATTGAAGATTTGGCAGTAAGACTGGAAGGAATGCGGCAAAATTATCGTCCTAAAAAAAAGATGGTGCTCGTTATGGCAGCCGACAATGGCGTAGAGCGTGAAAAAGTGAGCAAATCCAAAAGAGTCATAACTCAATATGTCGTGGAAGCGATGTTAAACGGCACTTCTTCGATAAATTCTCTGGCAAAAAGTTTTGGTGCTGATGTAAAAGTAGTCGACTTGGGAATTGATGAAAGTTCAAGCAATTCAAAAAAATTTGATTTTGAAGGAATTATTGACAAAAAACTTATGCCATTTGGGACAAATAATATTGCAGACAAAGCTGCCATGAGTTATGAAACCGCTGTATCTGCCATTGAAATTGGAATAAAAATGGTGGACGAATTTGTGAAAAAAGATTATAATCTTTTTGCGACTGGAGAAATGGGAATTGGAAATACTTCGACGAGTAGCGCTATTTTAAAAGTTTTTTCAGATTTGCCGCTGGACGATATTGTTGGATTTGGAAGCGGAATTAATAAAAAGACTTTGGAACATAAAAAAGAAGTTATAAAAAGAGCGATTTTGACTAAAAAAATTGATAAAAAAGATCCGATTGACGTGCTTTCCAAAGTTGGCGGACTGGATATTGCAGGAATGTCTGGAACTTTTTTAGGTTGCGCTAAAAATGGCGTTCCTGTTGTCATAGACGGCTTTATCTCAGCTGTTGCGGCATTAATTACACAAAAATTATGTCCGAATGCTCGTGACTATATGATTGGTTCGCACTTGAGCTGTGAGCCAGGGATGAAATATATTATGAGTGAGCTTAATTTAACCGCGCCACTTCTGATGAATATGAAGCTTGGCGAAGGAACTGGAGCTATTATGATGTTTCCAATCATAGAAGCGGCTTGTAGAATAACTGAAGATGTGAGAACTTATCCAGATGTTTGA
- a CDS encoding ABC transporter substrate-binding protein translates to MKKILLLLSLVAFFIVSCGSGSGDNELILNLKEEGKSYDPELANDSTGEFVDSLLTETLTRQAKDGKSMPGVAKTWEHNQDSTVWTFHLRDNAKWSNGDPITAQNFKDGWVRALNPKTASKYADKLFYIKNAKEFNSGKIKNPDELGIKVVDNYTLVVTLNDPLPYFDSIVRIQTYAPLNKAFYDKVKDKYMTSKETSISSGVYKIKEWTRDSQIVFEKNENYWNKDSIKLEGVKVVFINDPNGSLNAFKNDEIDSTNISIEQAKEFKDDKRKILTDDGSVWYMTYNMKNKVLANKKIRQALSLAVDREKLVSDVLSGTGKPAYTYTAKGVGIMGVQKDFSEEAGKVFPAFDAAKAKSLLAEGLKELNLQKLPTLEMIFNDSGNNKIISEYIQDQIHKNLGVDIKIQAMTFSERLARMEQRNYEIALAGYNGDFNDAITYLDRFVTKDGNNYSDYSNPEYDRLVKFVKSSGDQKARVASMIQMEKILADDMPVGILYYRQNTKLVNPRVHDIVFSPIGKDYVLDYTYIK, encoded by the coding sequence ATGAAAAAAATTTTGTTACTTTTAAGTTTAGTTGCATTTTTTATCGTTTCTTGCGGAAGTGGAAGCGGCGATAATGAGCTAATTTTAAATTTAAAAGAAGAAGGAAAATCTTATGACCCAGAATTAGCAAATGATTCAACAGGAGAATTTGTCGATTCACTTTTGACAGAAACACTTACAAGACAGGCAAAAGATGGAAAATCAATGCCAGGGGTGGCAAAAACTTGGGAACACAATCAAGATTCAACAGTTTGGACATTCCATTTGAGAGATAATGCAAAATGGTCAAATGGAGATCCGATTACAGCGCAAAACTTTAAAGATGGATGGGTAAGAGCATTAAATCCAAAAACTGCATCAAAATATGCAGATAAATTATTTTACATAAAAAATGCAAAAGAATTTAATTCAGGAAAAATCAAAAATCCTGACGAATTGGGAATAAAAGTTGTGGATAACTACACTTTAGTAGTAACTTTAAATGATCCATTGCCATATTTTGACTCAATTGTGCGAATTCAAACTTATGCACCGCTTAATAAAGCATTTTATGACAAAGTTAAAGATAAATATATGACTAGTAAAGAAACTTCAATTTCATCAGGAGTTTATAAAATAAAAGAATGGACAAGAGACTCACAAATTGTCTTTGAAAAAAATGAAAATTATTGGAATAAAGACAGCATAAAACTTGAAGGTGTAAAAGTTGTGTTTATAAACGATCCGAATGGAAGCTTGAACGCATTTAAAAATGATGAGATAGATTCGACAAATATTTCTATTGAACAAGCTAAAGAATTTAAAGATGACAAGAGAAAAATACTTACAGACGACGGTTCTGTCTGGTATATGACTTACAATATGAAAAATAAAGTTCTTGCCAACAAAAAAATAAGACAGGCGTTGTCTCTTGCTGTAGATAGAGAAAAATTGGTGTCTGATGTGCTTAGTGGAACTGGAAAACCTGCTTATACATACACTGCAAAAGGTGTTGGAATAATGGGAGTGCAAAAAGATTTTTCTGAAGAAGCTGGAAAAGTGTTTCCTGCATTTGATGCTGCAAAAGCGAAAAGTTTGTTAGCTGAAGGATTAAAAGAGCTAAATTTACAAAAGTTGCCGACACTTGAAATGATTTTTAACGACAGTGGAAACAATAAAATTATTTCAGAATATATTCAAGATCAAATCCATAAAAATTTAGGAGTTGATATTAAAATACAGGCGATGACTTTTAGTGAAAGACTTGCCAGAATGGAACAGAGAAACTATGAAATTGCACTTGCTGGTTATAATGGGGACTTTAATGACGCAATCACTTATTTGGACAGATTTGTGACAAAAGATGGAAATAATTACTCAGATTACTCAAATCCAGAATATGACAGATTGGTTAAATTTGTAAAATCTTCTGGAGATCAAAAAGCGAGAGTGGCTTCAATGATTCAAATGGAAAAAATTCTTGCTGATGATATGCCAGTTGGAATACTTTATTACAGACAGAATACAAAATTAGTTAATCCAAGAGTTCACGACATAGTATTTAGTCCAATTGGAAAAGATTATGTACTGGACTATACTTATATTAAATAA
- a CDS encoding cobalt-precorrin-6A reductase — protein MIWIIGGTKDGRDILEKLVSVKNKKDILVSTATSYGGELLKKYTLDSKKNIQIICKKLDEEQMEKVITEKNINIVIDASHPYAANVSRSILNVTQKLGIKYVRFEREMLDYGDENVFKFETLQEMNDFVLKYENKNILSTLGSNNLEEIKVMGEKNNLFVRILPTTSSIQKAENLGYLPKNIIAIQGPVDKNLNLAMLKSFKIDFLITKESGKTGGEKEKIDACKEFGTVVLVLKRPFVNYKNIYSDIDKLINFI, from the coding sequence ATGATTTGGATAATTGGCGGAACAAAAGATGGAAGAGATATTTTGGAAAAACTCGTCAGTGTGAAAAATAAAAAGGATATTCTTGTTAGCACTGCCACTTCCTACGGCGGAGAACTTTTGAAAAAATATACTTTAGATAGCAAAAAAAATATTCAAATAATTTGTAAGAAATTGGATGAAGAGCAAATGGAAAAAGTCATCACCGAAAAAAATATAAATATTGTCATCGATGCAAGTCATCCGTATGCTGCAAATGTGAGCCGCTCTATTTTGAATGTTACACAAAAACTTGGAATTAAATATGTAAGATTTGAGCGGGAAATGCTTGATTATGGAGATGAAAATGTCTTTAAATTTGAAACTTTACAAGAAATGAATGACTTTGTTTTAAAATATGAAAATAAAAATATTTTAAGTACATTGGGATCGAATAATTTGGAAGAAATAAAAGTTATGGGCGAGAAAAATAATCTTTTTGTTCGAATTCTTCCTACAACTTCTTCCATTCAAAAGGCAGAAAATCTTGGATATTTGCCTAAAAATATAATTGCAATTCAAGGGCCTGTTGATAAAAATTTGAATTTAGCTATGCTTAAAAGTTTTAAAATTGATTTTTTGATTACAAAAGAAAGTGGAAAAACTGGCGGAGAAAAAGAAAAAATTGATGCCTGTAAAGAATTTGGAACAGTTGTTTTGGTGCTAAAAAGACCTTTTGTGAATTACAAAAACATTTATTCTGATATTGATAAACTTATAAATTTTATTTAA
- the hemL gene encoding glutamate-1-semialdehyde 2,1-aminomutase produces the protein MNTNKSKEIFEEAKKSIPGGVNSPVRAFQSIKKDYPIFIESAKGSKLFDEDGNEYIDLIGSWGPMILGHNYPEVLEVVRAEMEKGTSFGLPTKKEVVLAELVKECFPAIEKIRLTTSGTEATMAAVRLSRAFTKKNKILKFEGCYHGHSDSLLVKAGSGLLTFEHQDSNGITEAVTKDTITAPFGDFEKTKKIIEDENDIACVIVEPIPANMGVIETSKEFLEFLREITRKKNIVLIFDEVITGFRISLGGACEMFGIQPDLVTLGKIIGGGYPVGAFGGKKEIMDLISPVGNVYHAGTLSGNPVSVAAGIKTISILKENPEIYKTLEKRTKELVSKIENLIQKYEIPATVNYVNSLFTIFFAKDKIENLEDAIDTSDEMFAIYFDTMLENGIIVPPSKYEAHFISYVHSDEDYEKFYFALEKAFEKIKNSL, from the coding sequence ATGAATACAAATAAATCAAAAGAAATTTTTGAAGAAGCAAAAAAATCTATTCCAGGTGGTGTAAATAGTCCAGTTAGAGCTTTTCAATCCATAAAAAAAGACTATCCTATTTTCATTGAAAGTGCAAAAGGAAGTAAACTTTTTGACGAAGATGGGAATGAATATATTGATCTGATTGGATCTTGGGGACCTATGATACTTGGACATAATTACCCTGAAGTTCTTGAAGTTGTGAGAGCTGAGATGGAAAAAGGGACATCTTTTGGACTTCCAACAAAAAAAGAAGTTGTATTGGCAGAGCTTGTAAAAGAATGTTTTCCTGCGATTGAAAAAATTAGGCTTACAACTTCTGGGACTGAAGCTACGATGGCGGCTGTGAGACTTTCTCGTGCATTTACGAAAAAGAATAAAATTTTGAAATTTGAAGGATGTTATCACGGACATTCGGATTCACTGCTTGTAAAAGCGGGGTCTGGACTTCTTACTTTTGAGCATCAGGACAGCAATGGAATTACTGAAGCCGTAACCAAAGACACAATAACTGCTCCATTTGGAGATTTTGAAAAAACGAAAAAAATTATTGAAGATGAAAATGACATCGCTTGTGTCATTGTTGAACCTATTCCAGCAAATATGGGAGTTATTGAGACTTCAAAAGAATTCTTGGAATTTTTGCGAGAAATTACTCGTAAAAAAAATATTGTTCTAATTTTTGACGAAGTTATCACTGGATTTAGAATTTCGCTTGGCGGCGCTTGTGAAATGTTTGGAATACAGCCAGATTTGGTCACTCTTGGGAAAATCATTGGTGGCGGATATCCAGTTGGTGCATTCGGTGGAAAAAAAGAAATTATGGATTTGATTTCACCAGTTGGAAATGTTTATCACGCTGGAACTCTTTCTGGAAATCCAGTTTCTGTCGCAGCTGGAATTAAAACGATTTCCATTTTGAAAGAAAATCCTGAAATTTACAAGACTTTGGAGAAAAGAACGAAAGAATTGGTTTCTAAAATAGAAAACTTAATTCAAAAATATGAAATTCCTGCGACTGTGAACTATGTTAATAGCTTATTTACAATCTTTTTTGCAAAGGATAAAATAGAAAATTTGGAAGATGCGATTGATACAAGTGATGAAATGTTTGCCATTTATTTTGACACAATGTTAGAAAATGGGATTATTGTGCCGCCGTCAAAATATGAAGCTCATTTCATTTCCTATGTTCATTCCGACGAAGACTATGAAAAATTTTATTTTGCGTTGGAAAAAGCATTTGAGAAAATAAAAAATAGTTTGTAA
- a CDS encoding D-glycero-beta-D-manno-heptose 1,7-bisphosphate 7-phosphatase has protein sequence MKNKFILLDRDGVINVEKNYLHKIEDFEYEKNVISGLLKLKNLGYKFAVITNQAGIAKGFYSEEDYFKLQKFIEEDLQKKGIKIEKSYFCPHHPDGIGKYKKNCECRKPNTKNFELAIKEFEINEKNSFMIGDRVTDLIPAQKLGMKTVLVKTGYGVKNISKLKENGLDSIVADDILEFANLIEKGAIK, from the coding sequence ATGAAAAATAAATTTATTTTGCTCGACAGAGATGGCGTGATTAATGTGGAAAAAAATTATCTTCATAAAATTGAAGATTTTGAATATGAAAAAAATGTCATTTCGGGTCTTCTAAAATTAAAAAATTTGGGTTATAAATTTGCTGTTATTACTAATCAAGCTGGGATTGCTAAAGGATTTTACAGCGAAGAAGATTACTTTAAATTGCAAAAATTTATTGAAGAAGATTTGCAAAAAAAGGGGATTAAAATTGAAAAGTCATATTTTTGTCCGCATCATCCTGATGGGATCGGGAAATACAAAAAAAATTGTGAATGTCGGAAACCAAATACGAAAAATTTTGAGTTGGCAATAAAAGAATTTGAAATAAATGAAAAAAACTCTTTTATGATTGGCGACAGAGTGACAGATTTGATTCCTGCACAAAAGCTTGGAATGAAAACTGTTCTTGTGAAAACTGGATACGGAGTTAAAAATATTTCAAAACTTAAAGAAAATGGCTTAGATTCTATTGTTGCGGACGATATTTTGGAATTTGCCAACTTAATTGAAAAAGGAGCGATTAAATGA
- a CDS encoding histidine phosphatase family protein — translation MKEIKENKLKLYIVRHGQTEWNVLEKFQGQMNSPLTEKGIEKVKKTAKELEDVKFDAVYASQMGRTVETAKIILEDNKNEKPELQKIPELNEIYFGKWQGMTFSEIFDFSPQEAHNYFYDVKNYCATNVGGEELKDGLTRFLQGLDKIVKAHESGNILVVTHGTVLELFFNYIENREADDLDERKLIGNGECRVFYFENGKFFQ, via the coding sequence ATGAAAGAAATTAAAGAAAATAAATTAAAATTATACATTGTAAGACATGGACAAACTGAATGGAATGTTCTGGAAAAATTTCAGGGACAGATGAATTCGCCACTTACAGAAAAAGGGATTGAAAAAGTTAAGAAAACTGCGAAAGAATTGGAAGATGTTAAATTTGATGCTGTTTATGCTAGTCAAATGGGAAGAACAGTTGAAACTGCAAAAATTATTTTAGAAGATAATAAAAATGAGAAACCAGAACTTCAAAAAATTCCTGAACTTAATGAAATTTATTTTGGGAAATGGCAAGGGATGACTTTTAGCGAGATTTTTGATTTTTCTCCGCAGGAAGCTCATAATTATTTTTATGATGTTAAAAATTACTGTGCGACAAATGTTGGTGGAGAAGAGTTAAAAGATGGACTAACTAGATTTTTACAAGGACTTGACAAGATTGTGAAAGCTCACGAAAGCGGAAATATTTTGGTTGTCACACACGGAACTGTTTTAGAGCTTTTCTTTAACTATATTGAAAACAGGGAAGCAGACGATTTAGATGAAAGAAAACTTATTGGAAATGGAGAATGCCGAGTATTTTATTTTGAAAATGGTAAATTTTTTCAATAG